A single window of Granulicella mallensis MP5ACTX8 DNA harbors:
- the araA gene encoding L-arabinose isomerase yields MNLKSLEVWFVTGSQHLYGAEALAKVAENSQKIAASLNAESAIPVTIVFKPVMTTSDQIRELCREANNAKNCIGLVLWMHTFSPAKMWIAGLKSLAKPFLHLHTQFNRELPWASIDMDFMNLNQAAHGDREFGFITARLRLPRKVVVGFWQDAGTVSEIAAWTRAAAGWNESQTLKVARFGDNMRDVAVTDGNKVSAEMQLGYSVNGYGVGDLVERMNQFSDAEVDKLVAEYRKAYTITKAHDRPASLRNAAKIELGLRAFLEEGGFGAFTDTFQDLHGMDQLPGIAAQRLMADGYGFAGEGDWKTAALVRTMKVMALGMQGGTSFMEDYTYDFSGTPKVLGSHMLEICPSIAAGKPSLEVHPLGIGGKADPARLVFTAPSGPAVVATLVEMSEGFRLIVNEVDVVPPEEELPKLPVARAVWLPKPSLKVAAAAWIYAGGAHHTGFSQALTTEHLEDFAEIAGIELIVIDADTRLRELRRQLR; encoded by the coding sequence ATGAATCTGAAATCTCTCGAAGTCTGGTTCGTTACAGGAAGCCAGCATCTTTACGGAGCCGAAGCGCTCGCGAAGGTTGCGGAAAACTCGCAGAAGATCGCCGCTTCTCTCAATGCCGAAAGTGCCATCCCGGTCACCATCGTCTTCAAGCCGGTGATGACCACGAGCGACCAGATTCGCGAGCTCTGCCGAGAAGCCAACAACGCCAAAAACTGCATCGGCCTCGTGCTCTGGATGCACACGTTCTCGCCGGCAAAGATGTGGATCGCCGGTCTCAAGTCGCTGGCCAAGCCGTTCCTGCATCTGCATACGCAGTTCAATCGCGAGCTTCCCTGGGCCTCCATCGACATGGACTTCATGAACCTGAACCAAGCCGCGCACGGCGACCGCGAGTTCGGCTTCATCACCGCCCGCCTGCGCCTGCCGCGCAAAGTCGTGGTCGGCTTCTGGCAGGACGCGGGTACCGTGTCGGAGATCGCCGCGTGGACCCGCGCCGCGGCAGGCTGGAACGAATCGCAGACCCTCAAGGTCGCACGCTTCGGCGACAACATGCGTGACGTCGCGGTCACCGACGGCAATAAGGTCTCCGCGGAGATGCAGCTCGGTTACAGCGTGAACGGGTATGGCGTCGGCGATCTCGTCGAGCGCATGAATCAGTTCAGCGACGCCGAGGTCGATAAGCTCGTCGCCGAATATCGCAAGGCCTACACCATCACCAAGGCCCACGACCGCCCCGCCTCCCTCCGCAACGCCGCGAAGATCGAGCTCGGCCTGCGGGCGTTCCTCGAAGAAGGCGGCTTCGGCGCCTTTACCGACACCTTCCAGGACCTCCACGGCATGGATCAGCTTCCCGGTATCGCAGCCCAGCGCCTTATGGCAGACGGCTATGGCTTTGCGGGTGAAGGCGACTGGAAGACAGCCGCCCTGGTACGCACGATGAAGGTGATGGCACTCGGCATGCAGGGAGGCACCTCCTTCATGGAGGACTACACCTACGACTTCAGCGGAACGCCGAAGGTCCTCGGCTCGCACATGCTGGAGATCTGCCCCTCAATCGCTGCCGGCAAGCCGTCGCTCGAGGTCCATCCACTCGGCATCGGCGGCAAGGCCGATCCGGCACGTCTTGTCTTCACCGCACCCAGCGGGCCGGCCGTCGTAGCGACTCTCGTCGAGATGAGCGAAGGCTTCCGGTTAATCGTTAATGAGGTCGATGTCGTCCCACCAGAAGAGGAGTTGCCGAAGCTCCCTGTTGCACGCGCAGTATGGCTCCCGAAGCCAAGTCTCAAGGTAGCCGCCGCTGCCTGGATCTATGCTGGAGGGGCGCATCACACCGGCTTCAGCCAGGCGCTCACCACGGAGCACCTGGAAGACTTTGCGGAGATCGCCGGCATTGAGTTGATCGTCATTGACGCGGATACGCGCCTGCGCGAACTGCGCCGGCAGCTTCGCTAA
- a CDS encoding aldehyde dehydrogenase (NADP(+)), with protein sequence MQLTGEMLIGARAVPGMVGKLRAINPSTGAEMEPAFSGGSVSDVDAACALAAAAFNTYRATSLEQRAQFLEAIAQGIVDLGDVLVERVMAESGLPRPRVEGERARTAGQLRLFASLAREGRFLSATLDTPLPERKPLPRADLRAQKIPLGPVAVFGASNFPLAFSVAGGDTASALAAGCPVVAKAHPSHLGTSELVGRVIQKAVADSGLPEGVFSLLIDSGNNEVGTALVQHPAIQAVGFTGSRRVGRILVALGAGREVPIPVYAEMSSINPVFLLPGALKQRAEAIAQGFIDSLTMGTGQFCTKPGIVIGLASPDFDRFRTAAQSAIEAKAATTMLNTGIHRAYCHGTDEWSKDSGLQALSSGAAPAPEATAGQPKFFSTKASYFLQSPHLLEEVFGPAGLLIECSSTDELVAVANHLNGQLTATLHLEAADTALARTLVPILERKAGRILVNGFPTGVEVSYAMVHGGPSPATSDSRVTSVGAMAIERFLRPVCYQDFPASLLPESLQDANPLQVWRLVDGKLQQP encoded by the coding sequence ATGCAGTTGACTGGTGAGATGTTGATCGGCGCACGCGCCGTTCCCGGAATGGTAGGCAAGCTTCGTGCAATAAACCCCTCGACGGGTGCAGAGATGGAGCCCGCCTTCAGTGGCGGCTCCGTCAGCGACGTCGACGCAGCCTGCGCCCTGGCTGCCGCGGCCTTCAATACGTACCGGGCCACAAGCCTGGAGCAGCGCGCGCAGTTCCTGGAAGCCATCGCACAAGGCATCGTCGATCTCGGCGATGTGCTCGTCGAGCGCGTGATGGCAGAGTCGGGTCTTCCGCGTCCTCGTGTCGAAGGAGAACGCGCCCGCACCGCTGGGCAGCTTCGTCTCTTTGCCTCACTCGCGCGCGAAGGCCGCTTTCTGAGCGCGACTCTCGACACGCCTCTTCCCGAACGCAAGCCGCTTCCCCGCGCCGACCTGCGCGCCCAGAAGATTCCACTGGGCCCGGTCGCTGTCTTTGGTGCCAGCAACTTCCCGCTCGCCTTCTCGGTCGCCGGAGGAGATACGGCTTCCGCACTGGCCGCAGGTTGTCCCGTCGTCGCCAAGGCTCATCCTTCGCACCTTGGAACCTCCGAGCTGGTCGGTCGCGTCATTCAAAAGGCCGTTGCCGACAGCGGACTTCCCGAAGGCGTCTTCTCTCTCCTCATTGACAGTGGCAACAACGAAGTAGGGACAGCTCTCGTTCAACATCCGGCGATCCAGGCTGTTGGCTTCACCGGCTCGCGGCGCGTCGGGCGTATTCTCGTCGCGCTTGGGGCAGGCCGCGAAGTCCCGATTCCCGTCTATGCGGAGATGAGCAGCATCAATCCGGTCTTTCTTCTGCCTGGCGCTCTCAAGCAGCGCGCGGAGGCCATCGCGCAGGGCTTCATCGACTCCCTCACGATGGGCACCGGTCAGTTCTGCACCAAGCCGGGTATCGTCATCGGCCTCGCGAGCCCGGACTTCGACCGCTTCCGCACTGCCGCGCAATCCGCCATCGAAGCCAAGGCCGCGACCACCATGCTCAACACGGGCATTCATCGTGCCTACTGTCACGGCACCGATGAGTGGTCGAAAGACAGCGGCCTCCAGGCCCTTTCCAGCGGCGCAGCGCCCGCGCCAGAGGCAACCGCGGGCCAGCCAAAGTTCTTCAGCACGAAGGCGAGCTACTTCCTTCAGTCTCCGCACCTTCTCGAAGAAGTCTTCGGGCCTGCGGGTCTGCTGATCGAATGCAGCAGCACGGATGAGTTGGTCGCCGTCGCCAACCATCTGAACGGGCAGCTCACGGCGACACTTCATCTCGAAGCAGCCGATACGGCTCTCGCACGGACACTGGTGCCGATCCTCGAGCGCAAAGCCGGTCGCATTCTCGTCAACGGCTTCCCGACCGGAGTCGAGGTCAGTTATGCGATGGTGCATGGAGGACCTTCGCCCGCGACCTCCGACAGCCGCGTTACCTCGGTCGGTGCGATGGCGATCGAACGGTTCCTGCGTCCAGTCTGCTATCAGGACTTCCCGGCGTCCCTGCTGCCCGAGTCGCTTCAGGATGCCAATCCACTGCAGGTCTGGCGTCTTGTGGACGGAAAGCTACAGCAACCGTAA
- a CDS encoding beta-L-arabinofuranosidase domain-containing protein yields MSSKLSNSLMNRPTAQDAVALPETAGSDSLLNRRNFLAGVAGTALLTAVHPSKALAQDSTSLNLAKVATPSSLYISGDTNLTALNDGNTPANSRDQVHGSYGNWPKTDTQWVQYDWSKPVTTNKVDVYWWMDRGGVGAPKSYRILYWNGSDFVPVANAQGLGVAADTFNTTTFDEVKTDKLRLEIASDGTHSTGILEWQVLSSGPVPDFPPTVNAGIDRTVVLGGETYLMGKADWLKPARGNTARWTKEAGPGHVLFADAAAPNTSAAFSAPGDYVLKLTANGSQEQVTSTLKVRAEVAPPKDRLDVVYTKKYAIDSPLWNARAKTLIVSWIPHCIEYCERTDLTQGQGGIDNFIEAGKAVRGEPHARHKGYVFANAWVHQTVESMCIAQMVDPQGDPEIIAAQAKMKETLERWIPIILAAREPDGYLQTAYTLADRSHWPERWSPAQRGNHEGYVSGYFIESAINHYTLTDGQDLRLYDAAKKLADCWVANLGPGKKAWFDGHQEMEQALVRFGRFVNDMEGNGRGDSYIKLAKFLLDSRRGGQEYDQSHLPPGQQYEAVGHAVRATYFYSGMADIAAETGDKDYQSAVISLWDNMVNRKYYLTGGIGSGETSEGFGPNYSLRNEAYCESCSSCGLIFFQYKLNLAYHDARFADLYEQTMYNALLGGVDLAGKNFAYTNPLTNTLRTPWHVCPCCVGNIPRTLLMMPTWSYVKGNKGLYVNMFVGSRIHVGKVAGTNVEMVQKTNYPWSGKVSITVNPEEARTFSVYVRIPDRNTSELYTETPVVSGMKSFAVNGHEVKPRIEKGYAVVTREWKTGDRIDLELPMEPQRVKADSRIKADVDLVALKYGPLVYNVETADQHNLEQALSDAPLKMEWRPDLLGGVMAMSGKWQDGTPMLAVPNYARMNRVEVPREQTAGDPSVNYAPGSTTNAGANPAAAANQRRIRMRTVQSKVWMKNQV; encoded by the coding sequence ATGTCTAGCAAACTCTCCAACAGCTTGATGAATCGCCCGACGGCCCAAGATGCCGTTGCCCTCCCCGAAACCGCAGGGTCCGACAGTCTTCTGAACAGACGAAACTTCCTCGCTGGCGTGGCAGGAACCGCACTGCTGACTGCGGTGCATCCATCTAAAGCCCTGGCGCAGGACAGCACCTCTCTCAATCTCGCAAAGGTCGCCACGCCTTCGAGCCTCTATATCTCCGGCGACACCAACCTCACCGCATTGAACGACGGCAACACCCCCGCCAATTCGCGCGATCAGGTTCATGGCTCCTACGGCAACTGGCCCAAAACGGATACCCAATGGGTGCAGTACGACTGGAGCAAGCCGGTCACCACGAACAAGGTCGACGTTTACTGGTGGATGGATCGCGGCGGCGTAGGCGCACCGAAGTCCTACCGGATTCTCTACTGGAACGGAAGCGACTTCGTTCCGGTTGCAAACGCCCAGGGATTGGGAGTTGCCGCAGACACCTTCAACACCACCACCTTCGATGAAGTAAAGACAGACAAGCTGCGTCTTGAGATCGCCTCGGACGGCACGCACTCCACCGGCATCCTCGAGTGGCAGGTGCTTAGTTCGGGTCCTGTTCCCGACTTTCCTCCGACCGTCAACGCCGGCATCGACCGGACGGTCGTACTCGGCGGAGAGACGTACCTCATGGGCAAAGCGGACTGGCTCAAGCCGGCGCGGGGCAACACGGCTCGCTGGACCAAGGAAGCCGGCCCCGGCCATGTGCTCTTCGCGGACGCTGCCGCGCCCAACACCAGCGCGGCCTTTTCCGCACCGGGCGACTACGTACTCAAGCTGACCGCCAACGGCAGCCAGGAGCAGGTCACTTCCACGCTCAAAGTACGCGCGGAGGTTGCCCCACCGAAGGATCGGCTCGACGTCGTTTATACCAAGAAGTATGCGATCGATAGCCCGCTGTGGAATGCGCGTGCCAAGACACTGATCGTCAGCTGGATTCCCCATTGCATCGAGTACTGCGAGCGCACCGACCTCACGCAGGGACAAGGTGGCATCGACAACTTCATCGAAGCCGGCAAGGCTGTTCGCGGTGAACCGCACGCTCGTCATAAGGGCTACGTCTTCGCCAATGCGTGGGTCCACCAGACGGTGGAATCCATGTGCATCGCGCAGATGGTCGATCCGCAGGGAGATCCCGAGATCATTGCGGCCCAGGCCAAGATGAAGGAGACGTTGGAGCGCTGGATTCCCATCATCCTCGCCGCGCGCGAGCCCGACGGCTATCTGCAGACGGCTTACACGCTGGCGGACCGCAGCCACTGGCCGGAACGCTGGTCGCCCGCGCAACGCGGCAACCACGAGGGCTACGTCTCCGGTTACTTCATCGAATCCGCGATCAACCACTACACGCTGACCGATGGCCAGGATCTGCGCCTCTATGACGCTGCCAAGAAGCTCGCCGACTGCTGGGTGGCGAACCTCGGTCCCGGGAAGAAAGCGTGGTTCGACGGACACCAGGAGATGGAGCAGGCACTCGTCCGCTTCGGGCGCTTCGTCAACGACATGGAAGGCAATGGACGCGGAGACTCGTACATCAAGCTCGCCAAGTTCCTTCTCGACTCCCGCCGCGGCGGTCAGGAGTACGACCAGAGCCATCTGCCTCCGGGCCAGCAGTACGAAGCCGTAGGCCACGCCGTGCGCGCGACCTACTTCTACTCCGGCATGGCCGACATCGCCGCGGAGACTGGCGACAAGGACTACCAGAGCGCGGTGATCTCACTCTGGGACAACATGGTCAACCGGAAGTACTATCTGACCGGCGGCATCGGCAGCGGTGAAACCTCCGAAGGGTTTGGCCCGAACTATTCGCTTCGCAATGAGGCCTACTGCGAATCCTGCTCCAGTTGTGGGCTCATCTTCTTCCAGTACAAGCTCAACCTCGCCTATCACGACGCCCGCTTTGCCGACCTCTACGAGCAGACGATGTACAACGCTCTGCTGGGCGGCGTGGATCTGGCGGGCAAGAACTTTGCCTACACCAACCCGCTCACCAATACGCTGCGTACCCCCTGGCACGTCTGCCCGTGCTGTGTCGGCAACATTCCCCGCACGCTGCTCATGATGCCGACGTGGAGCTACGTGAAGGGCAACAAGGGACTCTACGTCAACATGTTCGTCGGCAGCCGCATCCACGTCGGCAAGGTAGCGGGCACGAACGTGGAGATGGTGCAGAAGACCAACTATCCCTGGAGCGGCAAGGTAAGCATCACGGTCAATCCAGAAGAAGCCAGGACCTTCTCGGTGTACGTGCGCATTCCTGACCGCAACACCAGCGAACTGTACACAGAGACGCCGGTGGTCAGCGGGATGAAGAGCTTTGCCGTCAACGGTCACGAGGTAAAGCCTCGTATCGAGAAGGGCTATGCCGTCGTCACGCGCGAGTGGAAGACCGGCGACCGCATCGATCTGGAGCTGCCGATGGAACCGCAGCGCGTCAAAGCAGACAGCCGCATCAAGGCCGACGTCGATCTGGTCGCGCTGAAGTACGGCCCACTCGTCTACAACGTGGAGACTGCGGACCAGCACAATCTCGAACAGGCATTGAGCGATGCTCCGCTCAAGATGGAGTGGCGGCCCGACCTGCTTGGCGGTGTGATGGCGATGAGCGGCAAGTGGCAGGACGGCACGCCCATGCTGGCCGTTCCAAACTATGCGCGCATGAATCGCGTCGAAGTCCCCAGGGAGCAGACTGCAGGAGATCCCTCCGTCAACTACGCACCGGGTTCAACGACGAATGCTGGGGCCAATCCCGCAGCCGCTGCGAATCAGCGCCGTATTCGCATGAGGACGGTTCAATCCAAGGTCTGGATGAAGAACCAGGTCTAG
- a CDS encoding cytochrome P450, translating into MKMADFSSPSFYADPYPVYERLRKEGAFVPLMPGIWATGSYATTEMLLRDKRWGKEYLAYVHMRHGEERTKDAAFQTVHRSVLMLNPPEHTYMKGLLMKTFNAERIAEFRSNLQATTEHLVDSFIDKGSVDLVKHFAYPLPITAICILLGLDEEETLFLLTEGAAMVRPFLRVLDIAEISMDQIEAANAATKSLDEFFTRKLRKLRQSPGDDLISTLLTAEENGQRLTDEEIVASIFITFVAGHETTINMVANILISLYRNPDQLELVRQNHSLIPPCINECLRYETSLQITSRHALEDMEFEGISFSEGETIVICLGAVNRDPQRFIDPDRLVITRSDPGSRNLAFGAGAHYCIGAMLATAELEIALRTLFRRIPDMRLTNLDDLRWLHLSTVRGVETLQAAW; encoded by the coding sequence ATGAAGATGGCAGATTTCTCCAGTCCCTCGTTCTATGCAGATCCCTACCCGGTCTATGAACGGCTTCGTAAAGAAGGTGCATTCGTTCCTCTCATGCCCGGCATCTGGGCAACAGGATCTTACGCGACCACAGAGATGCTCTTAAGAGATAAACGGTGGGGTAAAGAATATCTTGCGTATGTTCACATGCGTCACGGTGAAGAACGCACGAAGGATGCTGCCTTTCAGACCGTGCATCGCTCCGTCCTGATGTTGAACCCACCGGAGCATACGTATATGAAGGGCCTCCTCATGAAAACCTTCAATGCGGAACGGATCGCCGAATTCAGAAGTAATCTGCAAGCTACTACGGAGCATCTCGTCGATAGTTTCATCGACAAAGGTTCAGTCGATCTAGTCAAACACTTCGCCTATCCCCTGCCTATTACTGCCATCTGCATCCTTCTGGGGCTGGACGAAGAGGAGACACTCTTTCTGCTCACGGAAGGAGCTGCCATGGTTCGGCCATTTCTCCGCGTCCTCGATATCGCAGAGATAAGCATGGACCAGATCGAAGCTGCCAATGCAGCCACGAAAAGCCTAGACGAGTTCTTCACCAGGAAGTTGCGCAAGCTTCGTCAGTCGCCTGGCGACGATCTTATCTCGACGCTGCTCACTGCAGAGGAGAACGGCCAGCGTCTGACGGATGAAGAGATTGTTGCGAGCATCTTTATCACCTTCGTCGCAGGACACGAGACGACCATCAACATGGTCGCAAACATTCTGATCAGCCTCTATCGCAACCCGGACCAGCTTGAACTCGTCCGGCAGAATCATTCACTGATCCCACCGTGCATTAACGAATGCCTCCGGTATGAGACCTCTTTGCAGATCACCAGTCGTCATGCCCTGGAAGACATGGAGTTCGAAGGCATCTCCTTCTCCGAAGGAGAGACGATCGTCATCTGCCTGGGAGCCGTCAACCGCGATCCGCAACGGTTCATCGACCCCGACCGTCTAGTCATCACCCGATCCGACCCAGGCTCACGAAACCTTGCCTTCGGGGCAGGCGCCCATTACTGCATCGGAGCCATGCTCGCTACGGCAGAGCTTGAAATTGCGCTCCGCACTTTGTTTCGCCGCATCCCCGATATGCGACTGACCAATCTCGACGATCTTCGCTGGCTACATCTAAGCACGGTGCGAGGCGTAGAGACCCTGCAGGCTGCCTGGTAG
- a CDS encoding 3-oxoacyl-[acyl-carrier-protein] synthase III C-terminal domain-containing protein: MRIAGVKAVMPSQVIDNRRIKAMVTEQSVDLTSEQLRDALKRIGYYLIYSGSNKRHWLGDGEKPFDLLQQAISGALDQAGVRRSDVDLIIYTGVDRGFLEPAMAYMVGAAFGMPQAHCFDIVDACMSWVRAIFVAYSMFGTGLYKNALIVNCEFSMHPGGRVNPGCFHLDNVDEVEWNFPAYTVGEAASATFLVRDDSRPWEFHFSSQADLSDLCSVPLEGFDRYCQPQPRLGRNGPNQFTAFGNDMFRLGKEHGIEIFTRLSIPHDEIKEIFPHAASKRLWMDMGAAVGVEDKIRFIYPDYGNLVSASVPAAIAMAQEEGTIQRGETLAGWVGSAGMSFASFSFQF; the protein is encoded by the coding sequence ATGAGAATTGCAGGAGTCAAGGCGGTCATGCCGTCACAGGTAATAGACAACCGCAGAATCAAAGCCATGGTGACGGAACAAAGCGTCGATCTGACCAGTGAGCAACTGCGCGATGCCCTCAAACGCATAGGGTACTACCTGATCTATTCGGGCTCGAATAAAAGACATTGGTTAGGGGACGGCGAAAAGCCGTTCGATCTTCTACAACAAGCCATCTCTGGGGCGCTCGATCAGGCAGGGGTCAGAAGATCGGATGTCGATCTCATCATCTACACCGGCGTCGATCGCGGCTTCCTCGAACCCGCAATGGCCTACATGGTAGGCGCTGCTTTTGGTATGCCGCAGGCCCATTGCTTCGACATTGTTGATGCCTGCATGAGCTGGGTGCGAGCCATCTTTGTGGCCTACAGCATGTTCGGCACTGGTCTGTATAAAAATGCTCTGATCGTCAACTGCGAATTCAGTATGCATCCCGGAGGCCGCGTTAATCCAGGGTGTTTCCACCTCGACAACGTCGATGAGGTCGAATGGAACTTTCCTGCATACACAGTAGGAGAGGCAGCCTCCGCAACTTTTCTGGTTCGCGACGACTCGAGGCCATGGGAGTTCCACTTCAGTAGCCAGGCCGATCTCAGCGATCTCTGCTCCGTGCCTCTGGAGGGTTTCGACCGGTATTGCCAGCCACAACCACGCCTCGGACGCAACGGTCCCAACCAGTTCACAGCTTTCGGTAACGATATGTTCCGTCTTGGAAAGGAACATGGCATAGAAATCTTCACGCGCCTCTCCATCCCTCATGACGAGATCAAGGAGATCTTTCCGCACGCTGCATCCAAGCGGTTGTGGATGGATATGGGGGCCGCGGTCGGCGTGGAGGACAAGATCAGGTTCATCTATCCCGATTACGGAAATCTTGTCTCAGCCTCTGTCCCTGCGGCAATCGCCATGGCGCAAGAAGAGGGAACGATTCAGAGGGGCGAGACGCTTGCCGGATGGGTAGGAAGCGCTGGTATGTCCTTCGCCTCGTTTTCATTTCAGTTCTGA
- a CDS encoding YybH family protein, whose amino-acid sequence MTYKTLSGYAVGLCILSTICLSLAYAAKSDTQTADLEALHSIEASWRRDVAAKDIDKIVSYYADDATLMLQGMPAAHGKVAIRAIADVLFADPNIAMDWTATSTVVSKSGDLAYIKGVATMTVTDPKTKSPVTSRYKYLTLYKKQIDGHWKAVEDISNTDAPPQ is encoded by the coding sequence ATGACTTATAAAACACTCTCTGGATACGCGGTTGGACTTTGCATCCTCTCAACGATCTGTCTATCGCTGGCTTATGCGGCAAAGAGTGATACCCAGACTGCAGATTTAGAAGCTCTTCACAGTATCGAAGCATCATGGCGCCGGGATGTTGCCGCTAAAGATATCGATAAGATCGTTAGCTACTATGCCGACGACGCAACACTCATGCTGCAAGGCATGCCGGCAGCCCATGGAAAGGTTGCAATTCGCGCGATCGCCGATGTTCTTTTTGCCGATCCCAATATAGCGATGGACTGGACTGCAACCTCAACCGTCGTTTCGAAGAGCGGTGACCTTGCGTACATAAAAGGGGTAGCGACGATGACGGTGACCGATCCAAAGACAAAGTCTCCAGTGACAAGCCGCTATAAGTATCTTACTTTGTATAAGAAACAGATCGATGGACACTGGAAGGCAGTGGAAGACATCAGCAACACCGATGCTCCTCCGCAATAA
- a CDS encoding glycosyltransferase has product MRIGFLSLPVPGHANPMTSLARKFQSRGHDVVFISLIDMVPFAEAAGLPFVPCTETIYPAGTMETFIRHLCKLSGEDALHFTVNTMMKGYTAALYKTLPDTLSKAGVDVLVLDQYQPYVELIPMHLRMPFVHVSNALHVDYTGRTPVCFMDWQNETGADALARNIEGVRLSRKILEPCTAMAQSYASEVGLSVDWNNPHSTLSPLAWITQCPKEFDFDSAPDFPQFHYAGPFHDGHGRMDFDFPWQQLTGAPLVYASMGTLQNGLVEVFRSITQAALGLKELQFVLAVGGQLDQKQLGDVPANVIVVSHAPQIEILKRSSLCITHGGLNTVLESLSSDVPMIALPVTNDQPGVAARIANKNVGVVLSPQQASPADFVTAIKRVLGDPTFRDNAQRMQEAIRSTDGLSIAADILERAFELEEREG; this is encoded by the coding sequence ATGCGAATCGGTTTTCTTAGCCTGCCTGTACCTGGACATGCTAATCCCATGACAAGCCTGGCCCGTAAGTTCCAGTCACGCGGTCATGACGTGGTATTTATTTCCCTAATTGATATGGTGCCTTTTGCTGAGGCGGCGGGACTGCCATTTGTACCCTGTACGGAGACGATATATCCAGCCGGCACGATGGAAACATTCATACGCCACCTCTGTAAGTTGTCCGGTGAGGATGCTCTGCACTTTACCGTCAATACGATGATGAAGGGATATACCGCAGCGTTGTATAAGACCCTTCCGGATACACTCTCGAAAGCTGGGGTGGATGTGCTTGTCCTTGATCAGTATCAGCCTTATGTTGAATTGATACCGATGCACCTTCGAATGCCCTTCGTCCATGTGTCCAATGCGCTTCACGTTGATTACACGGGACGCACTCCTGTCTGTTTCATGGATTGGCAAAACGAGACTGGAGCTGATGCTCTTGCCAGAAATATCGAGGGAGTCCGACTCTCCAGAAAAATCCTGGAGCCTTGCACGGCCATGGCCCAGTCTTACGCAAGCGAAGTTGGGCTCTCCGTTGACTGGAATAATCCGCATTCAACACTTTCGCCTCTTGCCTGGATTACTCAGTGCCCTAAGGAATTCGACTTTGATAGCGCTCCCGACTTTCCCCAATTCCACTATGCCGGACCATTCCACGATGGGCACGGTCGGATGGACTTCGATTTTCCATGGCAGCAGCTCACAGGTGCGCCGCTCGTCTATGCTTCGATGGGCACGCTACAGAATGGATTGGTAGAAGTTTTTCGTTCGATCACGCAGGCTGCGCTTGGATTGAAGGAACTACAGTTTGTCCTTGCTGTTGGTGGCCAGCTCGATCAGAAACAGCTCGGAGACGTCCCTGCGAATGTGATTGTGGTGAGTCACGCGCCCCAAATCGAAATTCTCAAACGCAGTTCCCTGTGCATCACTCACGGCGGATTGAACACCGTCCTTGAATCCCTCTCCAGCGATGTGCCCATGATTGCGCTACCTGTAACGAATGATCAACCGGGTGTGGCAGCAAGAATAGCGAACAAGAATGTGGGCGTTGTTCTCTCTCCGCAGCAGGCGTCCCCGGCGGATTTTGTAACAGCGATCAAACGGGTGCTGGGAGATCCCACGTTTCGCGATAACGCTCAGAGAATGCAGGAAGCCATCCGCAGCACCGACGGTCTTTCGATTGCCGCAGATATTTTGGAAAGAGCCTTTGAGTTGGAGGAGCGGGAGGGCTAA
- a CDS encoding helix-turn-helix domain-containing protein — protein sequence MLDNHIFTMCSKHSSRFEIGHRANNMVSYTKAPGSISLVPAGMCPLIRAETEFDLVVCALDSSLVRALDSELEHRPKDELRLQVNLQDHATRQLITLLIADANEGYTTERLYTEYLTQALVVRMLYLGTSAKPQTNNRDTSGLPRHILRRIIERMRCFSCDLSLQALANESGYSRVHFIRMFRAATGYSPHNYLLNLRLERARELLRNPSLSLIDIALDCGFSSHSHMSRLFHKSVGVTPSAYRRSLRP from the coding sequence ATGTTGGACAATCACATCTTCACGATGTGTTCAAAGCATTCGTCCCGTTTTGAAATAGGTCATCGGGCGAATAACATGGTTTCTTACACGAAGGCGCCGGGATCAATTTCTTTAGTGCCCGCTGGCATGTGCCCCTTGATTCGTGCTGAGACGGAGTTTGATCTTGTAGTATGCGCCTTGGATTCCTCGCTGGTACGTGCTTTAGATTCCGAATTGGAGCATCGCCCAAAGGACGAGTTGCGTTTGCAGGTGAACCTCCAGGATCATGCCACTCGGCAACTCATAACGCTTCTCATTGCCGATGCGAACGAGGGCTATACAACTGAAAGGTTATACACGGAGTACCTTACACAGGCTCTGGTCGTGAGGATGCTCTACCTGGGCACGTCGGCTAAGCCGCAAACCAACAATAGGGACACATCCGGTCTGCCTAGACACATATTGCGACGGATCATCGAGCGCATGCGGTGTTTTAGTTGTGATCTGAGCCTCCAGGCTCTGGCGAACGAGAGCGGCTATAGCCGTGTTCATTTCATCAGGATGTTTAGAGCAGCGACTGGGTACAGTCCACACAATTACTTGCTCAATCTGAGGCTCGAACGAGCTCGGGAATTGCTGAGAAACCCGTCACTATCGCTTATTGACATCGCTCTCGATTGCGGTTTTTCGAGCCATTCCCACATGAGCCGCTTATTTCATAAGAGTGTTGGGGTCACTCCGAGTGCCTACCGCCGCAGCTTGCGGCCTTGA